From Sander vitreus isolate 19-12246 chromosome 5, sanVit1, whole genome shotgun sequence:
TACTGACAACTGACACCTTTTGTCCCTTACATCGCTGTAGTCCTGCTTCACACTCGCTCATGGTCTGAGACGCTGCAGTCGCATCCTCCCCAACTTGGACGCACACATTTAATCCCGGGGTCAAGCAATCTGCAGAGTCCTTACAGCGACACTCGTTGGTTTGATCTAAAAGAACGGTGTGAAGACAAATAAGATCAATGACTACAAATTGCAAATACTTTTATAATGGATTGTTTTTAGCTTACAGATGTCCCTACCGTCACAGGTCTCCCACATGTGACAGTTGGTGCAGCCTGTTGTGTTGTGCTCTGGCCACTTGCAGGTGCTGTCCTCTGCTATCGTGTGGTTCTTTCCCATACACTGCAGTGCATGCATTTTGCATACATTCAGAAGGACTGATTTTCTATTCACGAAAGTAGTGGCACACACCTCCAAAGATGAACTGGTGGACAAAAATCATCATCAAACACAGTAACAAAATAATTCATCAAATCAGTTCATTTTGCAAAAAGTGATGATTGGTTGAGTAAACATACCTGCATTCAAAAGGCATTTTGCAAACACATTTTCCTCTGGAAGACTTCTCCCACGGTTTACATTGCACCGAAGGAGAGGGTTGTTGTGATGTACTGACTGTAGGATACATATAAATAATTTATCCACATTGATAACAGACTAATATCAATCAATTCAATGATAGAAATATAGTATATGAAACAGTAAAGAAcaaatgaagctcagcgtaagTTCATTCAGGAAGACTACTATGCTTCACATTTCTCTCTCCCAACCTAATCAGCTTCATTGTCATCAGCTGAACGTGGGCATTTactctttcagttaaaccaaccagattttgCCACAATCTCTGTGAGCTATCGTGTTGTTAgaattcaaactttaaatctgTCTACTCTTTGCTGCTGTCTAAATTGATGCGACCCTCCTCCACCCCATTCACCTCCAGTTCTCATTATTCCCAGCACCCAGGGTTCTTCCATCAGAAGCCTCGCTTCACATCACATCCATCCAGATCTTCTGGCTTCCTTTATCCCTTCATCACCTCCATCaatgtctagactccatcggggggataTTCCTATATATCTACGGCCTCTATTCCCCTTATAATTTAACACTGCGATGCAGTCTAATCACCAAAGACTCTAACATATCAACCTATCATGCACCATGTTCATTAAACTTATTTTCACTCttaaatgaagtctctcctgattgaaatgaaaAGTTGAAAGTAAAATATACTGCAGTCCAATTTGTTACACAGCAGGTCCATGCCATCCATTGGACTACTTTTAATAGTCTTTTGTAGTTTTAAACTTTGAAGTAAAATGTACCTGGGCTGCATTTGATTCCTGCTGGGTCTGGTGAAAAATGCAGACTGGGGTCACAAATAATTGTTGTTTCTCCAAGTAGCTGTCTACCCGCTGGACAGGACAAGGTGACTGTGTCCCCTATGGCATAGGCCTGCTGTAAAGGCGAGGCTATGACGTCTTTAGTGAGGGATTTAATGTTGCACCTTGAGACTGGGAGAAAAGTGGGACTTTAACAAAGTAACactgtaatttattttgatTGTAAATGTTAAACTTTGGTTACGGGTATTCACCTGTGCACAGTCCAGGGCTGGTAGACCAGGATTGATTAGCAGTGCATTCTAGGGTGCTGTCACCAACAAGATAATAACCTGCAATGCAGGTATACTCAACCTTACTACCCACAAGGTAAATGTCCTTAGGGACCTGTGGAGCATagagtgacaaaaaagtgattacattttattttttagttctGATTTCTATACAGAAACATCTTAAAATTGAACAGAAATTAAGAGACTGAAATATGAATATTTCAATTAGGCTGACTGATGTAAAGACAAACCACCTTTGCCTTCTGTGTAATACTGACTGACCCAATACTGTAAAATCAATTAGTGTGATTGTAAAAATGATTGCAATAACTTGTTCCATAATGTACGGTAACTTCAAGTTTGGCTTCATCTTTACCAGGATGTAGCCATTGATGAGAACAGGTGGGTTTCCACACTTCTGACTTGCTGGGAGAGTTTGGTCAAAGCACTGAGGCTCCATGGTTCTGTagaaaaatagttaaaaatagGATGTTGTAGACTTGTATATTGATGAAAACCAGTGGGAAACTTCATCTTATTGTAAATTTAATGCAATGACTCCTGGTGCTTgttacaaaaatgttaaaaaattcATACTGCAAAATAAAACTTCAACTCTCTCTGACTTCAAGTATTGCAGGTCTTGGTCTTCACAGTCTGACGACTCAGTGGGTTCTCCAATACAATGTTGTCCCCCGTTCTGAGGAGTGGGATTAGAGCAGGAACGACGTCTTGACCTTCGAACCCCAGAGCACGCTGACCAGGCTGACCAGCAGGCCCAACTACCGTGGATCACTCCTTAATGTGCaataacagaaagaaagagggagaaagtgagaaatAGATTACAGTCTATGTGATATAATCCAATAAAGAGTGACTCACTTACTTAGGTACTGTATTTAGCCTggtaaaagcaaaaaaatgaCCATTATTAGAGCATAAGCCTACTACCTAGACAATTTGACTTAATAGGATAATTAGGCAGTTGTTTACTAAAAAGAATTAGAGACTATAATAATctctctcaatcatcacttatgtAGAAATATGTGGCGGTGTCTGTTTCTGCAGAGAtcctgccctctgcctgtattttctccttttaaaaatgttttgctgtgtgttgctgtttatGGGCAAAGAGCCTTTGGGCCTCTTGTGGGCGTGTAACCCTCAGCCAAAAACAGCATGCAGGATATGCAGCCCATTCTCATTGCCAGGTACCGCTTATTTTTCACGACCCTCGGAATCTCATACCAATGCACAAGTTTaaccgacacacacagacgcttTGAAGCATTGCATTCACAAAAAATCCACCAATGTGGCAcctttagctgtcagcattttagccgtgtttaatccagttactactgtagctaatggtaggctaacgttacctgctgtgtaacgtgttattagtgtttactagcgtgacatgcagcgatgtttctggtgcctctaacgtctgttttggagcatcagagcgcaacgcagacatttaagtggcaccgtaatgaggcaccgtaatccgcgttgctatttcgtccggtagataccgggcatcggattcattttggccataatcgtgcagctctAGTAACCGCCATGAAACATtctgaaaataatgttttattcctctaattcactgctttgtttggcgctccctctcttcattcactctctctctctctctcgtttgtGAAATGCGCTTTTAaactgagagttagatgagaagattgatcaATCTTCCTATATAACCCTTAGCACGAAAGCAAATAAacctatttcccaaaatgtcaaataattGCTTTAAACATATCAAACTACCTTAACCAAGACCAAAGTGACAATAAAAACCCTTTCTGAAATGCAACACCCACCCTGCTGACCCTCCGCTTCAGTTCCCTGCTCACAGGCCAGTCCTTTTGTACCAGGCTTACAGATGCATGTGCATGTATCTCCATCCATGACAACCATGCCATTGTTTCTGCAGGGCCGGCAGTGGCAGGTGTCACTCTCAGTAAGGTACTGTTCTATAGCCCTGCGGAGGTAGAGCCTCTTCACCCCAGCACACTGAACCTCCTTCACCAGCTCTGACAACGGACGCAGCTGCCAAAACAAGAGAGATGTGTaggtgttgtgatatttaataaGATGTCACACTAAAATGCATATAACTTAATCCAAAATTAAGTTTGTTCTTTAAAATTTAAGAGCAATTATTTTACTTTCCCCTCACCGtttgttttatgacttttggaAATGATCGGACAGACTCAGCCCAGTTTGAGTACATTTCCCAGTTTCTGTCTGGATTAGAGAGCCCTATGCCTTCCAGTGCTGCAATTTGTTGGATGCCTCCCCCCTGCACAGTCACCTTTTGCACATTATTGCTCCTGGAATTACTTCCTTTAAAAAGGGTTGCAGAGAATGACAAAAAGATTCAGTAATGTGAAATGCTTTCATAGGCTGGTATGTTTGTAATATTAACATCAAAATTGTACTAgcggatgatgatgatgaacgaTCACTCCTGCAGTCCACATGGGTGATGGGGAATATAAGAAACCAACGTTTGGTCCTTGTACATTCACTATAGTCATAGTGTTCGCTGACTTGAAAACAATGGAAAGTCAaaggaaaaagacaaacaaaagtcAGTGTCAGAAATTAACGGCAGGATTGAGGCAGCGCTTTATGGATGGACTACTAATACTTCTAATAAACACTTGTAATacttctaatatatatataaatctacccttttaatatttaaaatctAGTGTTAATTAGGAAAATTGTGACTGCAAACAATTGGTTGTGTCATGTTGTGTTAAAAATAGTCTGATGCACATCTTTTCAGAAAGGCAGAATACATACAATTATAGAGTAGGcttttatgaaatgtatttcagacatttgacattttcaaatgcattcTGATGACATATACTGGGAATTCctgaaaaaaatgcttttttctaAAAATTATATATTGCAAATACTCTTAGCTTTTCCATGGTGTCAATGGTAAACAACACGGGCTAGTTCTATTTTTGTAGTGTCAAGTTCATACATAATACTTCTAAAaatgacacaaagacacaaccaGACACCATCAATATGTATGTGAACCACCAGAATGTGAGGTAAAAGTACTTTGTTCCCTACATGTCCCatcatgaatatttaatataACAAGTTTCTTTCTTTGATTTAGGCCTGTCATGAAACTGCTGATGATTTATGAATCCTCACCCATCGTTCTTTCAGTTTCTTCATCAATCTTGGCGATGATCTTAAAGGAGCCTCCGAGGCTTCCCTCAGACAGGTAATGTGTTCCAAACCTCTCTAAAACCTTCCTGTAGGAAGCGTAGTCGTAGACTGATGGGAGTTTAACCAGTGCCTTCCAGAACACCTCAGATAATGGGAGGTACTGATGAGAGTTGCTCTGGAACTGACCTACCTCTATGTCATTCTTTAAAACCAAAAGCTTTTGGGTCTGGAAGGAGTAAAATCACTGAGTAAGCTTAATTTTGTAGTTGGATTTTCCTCTTCCAATCGCATGCATTATCACAGGGATTTGCTATCAAAGATGCAGAGATAGAATCTCTGGTTCTTACATACCTGAGTCTTGTCATGTGTCTCATGAAAGTCATAGTTTCTATATCCTGTTGTGGTCCCGgtcactttctctcttttgacAATGTCCTTTGCATAGTGCCATTTACTGCTGTACATCTCatcactgaagtcattctgaGCTTTTACCTGAAACAGCACAGGTTTAAGTATGTTAAATTAACAATTTAAATCAACAAATgtttataaaatgaaataaacatgcACAGAACATGCACTAAACTGAGATGTTGAATCTTTAAAGGTatcctgtggagtttttgaccactagtgCTATAGAGTAATGTTTTGACCACTGGTTTTGTGACATTCACAGAAGGActtatatacatacacaccacAAGACACCTGGAATAAACATGCAAACTGTATCTGTTTATCCGCATTAAGAAAAGAATGTGATTTGATTCACCAGAGCACATCTGGAAGTGGTCTGGCTTGCATTGTGACGTGTGTAAAAATCATTGTAAATGTAATACATACATTGTGACAACAtacttaagaaaaaaaaatcctcccaGCAAGTTGAATGGGTCACCTGCAAAAAGTGATTTAGAAATGGATGACGCCCATCCATGGCATTGCTTTCCTTGACCTGGAATGCGCCGCTGATTTGCATACTGAGACGATCAAGGATGGAGGTAATGTGAATGCTCATTAATAATAGgtttaaatacaaatatgcGGTTCAGATGTCATTATTCAGATATTTCCAGATACAGATCACATGTTAACACAGGGTGTAAATGGCGCCCTTGTGGATGGCTGGGTCAACTAACCTAGTGACTTCAACACCAGCGACAAgtcctgtctttgtttctcttgTCCTTCATGGCAATGTTTTAACCATACTATATCCCCTAAACTTTAACCCAGTAGTTTTAGTTACCAAAGATGAACAATATCATATAAATGATCACAAATAGATAAATgagcaaaagaagaagaaggctaGTTGATGTAACCAATTCAAAAGATTATAAATAGCTTTGAAAATATTTGATCAGGTAGAATTAATGCCACCTGGTAATAGGATGTTAAgaaatgttgaatgtaaacaaagctgTTCATGAACAAtcaaaactccacagggtagtCTAACTTTAAAGTAATAAGTGACCAAGCGGAACAACTATGTTTCCAGAATGACTAACCATAAAGCTGTACTGGATAGTACTAAGGGGCAGTCTGTAGAGAGTGTTGTGGACACCGCTGTAGATGATGCGACACTGTCCCCCAAAGCTCTTTGTGTTGATGACACTGCCCCTCTGCTTCCCTGACACCACATCAAACCTACAGAGGCATAGTAAGCATGTTGACTTAATTTTGGCACAATCAGAACCCCATACTGGTAAGCATATAGTACCTGCTTGTGTGTGCGAGAATGGGTGCACAAAGAATTTGTCACTTGCCCGAGTCCTAGGTGTTCAATGTTTGGCGGTAGAACCGAGTTTTGACATACAATGTGTTTATCCATGTCACAGTCACGTTCGTCGTGTCCATCCTCCTCACAGTCCTGATCTCCGTTACACTGCAGAGACTGGCTAATACACTTCCCTGTGGATCAGAAGATAGATGGACAGCTCAGTGAATGTTATTTACAAGTAGGATAATGGGAAtgaacgatagttacgtattgtaactccagattctatgagtataggcacaGCCCTCTAAGAGCTATTGCTATGGGTTtatcgtgaagattttctttcgcGCCCTGTGCCCCGCACGGGCCTCTCTTACgtccgcagatactgtatattacagtgtcgcgaccagagatctgctcccaacatcagcatttttcttcagccaatgttGGTGAAGCAGGTGGCCCAAATCTTAGACTGTAGATGGAGTAAAATCGTTATCTACCAATGTTTGGAGGTAGTCAACACTAGGGACAGAGGACACGACGTGGGCTCTGCACCCTTCTCCGTGCACCAGCGCTGGAAAGGAGACCAACACCCTGCGTAACACGCCGTAGTAGAGGGGGCTCTTGCGCCCTATATAGTGCGCACCACAGCAGGGGGCAAGCCTAGTCTCTGCAAGCGTTCCCGCTCAGCTGTGACA
This genomic window contains:
- the c7a gene encoding complement component C7 — protein: MKSITLVLAALPLQLFLFTPKGFCDQRVDCQWGPYGDWSACDGCTKLQTRSRAMAVYAQFGGNPCDGARTETRSCKTTQGCPLEDGCGNRFRCLSGKCISQSLQCNGDQDCEEDGHDERDCDMDKHIVCQNSVLPPNIEHLGLGFDVVSGKQRGSVINTKSFGGQCRIIYSGVHNTLYRLPLSTIQYSFMVKAQNDFSDEMYSSKWHYAKDIVKREKVTGTTTGYRNYDFHETHDKTQTQKLLVLKNDIEVGQFQSNSHQYLPLSEVFWKALVKLPSVYDYASYRKVLERFGTHYLSEGSLGGSFKIIAKIDEETERTMVSEHYDYSECTRTKRWFLIFPITHVDCRSDRSSSSSARSNSRSNNVQKVTVQGGGIQQIAALEGIGLSNPDRNWEMYSNWAESVRSFPKVIKQTLRPLSELVKEVQCAGVKRLYLRRAIEQYLTESDTCHCRPCRNNGMVVMDGDTCTCICKPGTKGLACEQGTEAEGQQGVIHGSWACWSAWSACSGVRRSRRRSCSNPTPQNGGQHCIGEPTESSDCEDQDLQYLKTMEPQCFDQTLPASQKCGNPPVLINGYILVPKDIYLVGSKVEYTCIAGYYLVGDSTLECTANQSWSTSPGLCTVSRCNIKSLTKDVIASPLQQAYAIGDTVTLSCPAGRQLLGETTIICDPSLHFSPDPAGIKCSPVSTSQQPSPSVQCKPWEKSSRGKCVCKMPFECSSSLEVCATTFVNRKSVLLNVCKMHALQCMGKNHTIAEDSTCKWPEHNTTGCTNCHMWETCDDQTNECRCKDSADCLTPGLNVCVQVGEDATAASQTMSECEAGLQRCKGQKVSVVSILPCAA